Within the Oncorhynchus masou masou isolate Uvic2021 unplaced genomic scaffold, UVic_Omas_1.1 unplaced_scaffold_11707, whole genome shotgun sequence genome, the region TACTGGTGAGTCCTACCTCCTGCCACGGTAGTGTAATGAGTCCTACCTCCTGCCACGGTAGTGAGGGAACTCTACCCCTACTGATGAGTCCTACCTCCTGCCACGGTAGTGAGGGAACTCTACCCCTACTGGTGAGTCCTACCTCCTGCCACGGTAGTGAGGGAACTCTACCCCTACTGATGAGTCCTACCTCCTGCCACGGTAGTGAGGGAACTCTACCCCTACTGATGAGTCCTACCTCCTGCCACGGTAGTGTAATGAGTCCTACCTCCTGCCACGGTAGTGTAATGAGTCCTACCTCCTGCCACGGTAGTGTAATGAGTCCCCTACCTCCTGCCACGGTAGTGAGGGAACTCTACCCCTACAGATGAGTCCTACCTCCTGCCACGGTAGTGTAATGAGTCCTACCTCCTGCCACAGTAGTGTAATGAGCCCTACCTCCTGCCACGGTAGTGAGGGAACCTACCCATACTGATGAGTCCTACCTCCTGCCACGGTAGTGAGGGAACTCTACCCCTACTGGTGAGTCCTACCTCCTGCCACGGTAGTGTAATGAGTCCTACCTCCTGCCACGGTAGTGAGGGAACTCTACCCCTACTGGTAGAGTCTACCTCCTGCCACGGTAGTGTAATGAGTCCTACCTCCTGCCACGGTAGTGAGGGAACTCTACCCCTACTGGTGAGTCCCACCTCCTGCCACGGTAGTGTAATGAGTCCTACCTCCTGCCACGGTAGTGAGGAACTCTACACATACTGATGAGTCCCACCTCCTGCCACGGTAGTGTAATGAGTCCTACCTCCTGCCACGGTAGTGTAATGAGTCCTAACTCCTGCCACGGTAGTGAGGGAACTCTACCTGTACTGATGAGTCCTACCTCCTGCCACGGTAATTATGTGAGTCCTACCTCTGCCACGGTAGTGAGGAACTCTATCTATACTGATGAGTCCTACCTCCTGCCACGTAGTGAGggaactctacccacactgatGAGTCCTACCTCCCTGCGGTAGTGTAATGAGTCCCACCTCCTGCCACGGTAGTGTAATGAGTCCTACCTCCTGCCACGGTAGTGAGTGAACTCTACCCCTACTGATGAGTCCTACCTCCTGCCACGGTAGTGAGGGAACTCTATCTATACTGATGAGTCCTACACTCCTGCCATGGTAGTGagggactctacccacactgatgAGTCCTACCTCCTGCCACGGTAGTGTAATGAGTCCTACCTCCTGCCACGGTAGTGTAATGAGTCCTACCTCCTGCCACGGTAGTGAGGAACTCTACCCCTACTGATGAGTCCAACCTCCTGCCACGGTAGTGTAATGAGTCCTACCTCCTGCCACGGTAGTTTAATGAGTCCTACCTCCTGCCACGGTAGTGAGGAACTCTACCCATACTGATGAGTCCCACCTCCTGCCACGGTAGTGTAATGAGTCTTACCTCCTGCCACGGTAGTTAGGGAACTCTACCCATACTGATGAGTCCTACCTCCTGCCACGGTAGTGTAATGAGTCCTACCTCCTTCCACGGTAGTGAGGGAACCTACCCATACTGATGAGTCCTACCTCCTGCACGGTAGTGAGGGAACTCTACCCATACTGATGAGTCCTACCTCCTGCCACGGTAGTGAGGGAACTCTACCCATACTGGTGAGTCCTACCTCCTGCCATGGTAGTGAGGGACTCTGCCCCTACTGACCCACTGAACCCCTTCTCCCAAGGAATGAGTCCTAATTCCTGCCACGGTAGTGAGGGAACTACCTCAACACCAGGAGCGGTGGAACGACAACACCAGGAGAAAGAGAAGACGCGGGCGACCAAACGGAAGAAGAGTCCAGAACAAAAGCAACCGAAGAAAAAAGAGAAACCGAAGAAGGAAAAGAATCCGAAGCAGAAGAAAGCTAAGATGACCCACCGCTGCTTTAAATGTGGAGAGGATTCTCCCGCGTCTCTGACATGCTCTTACACCAGACCATTCATATTGATGGAGCGACCATGTTCAAAACCAAGAAGGTTCACCGCTGCGTAACGTGTGGATACGAAGCATCCGATGCACATAAACTGATGATGCACGAGcggatacacacaggagagaaacccttTCCAGTGCTCTGTGCGGGAAGAGATTCGCTCAGAAAGGAAATCTGAAAATACACCAGAGTGTGCACAAAGGTGAGAAGTCGTACATCTGACCAGTGACCCAACTCTGGAAATATCTTTGTCCTCTTTAAAAGGTGGGAAGTCGTACATCTGCCCAGTGACCCAACTCTGGAAATATCTTTGTTCTCTTTAAAGGGATTCTTTGGGATTTGGTattgaggccctttatctacgtCCCCAAACTCTTGGATACCATGTTTATGTTTCTGcttgcagtttgaaggaagttgctgtCGAGCGGCAACACAATTGACTTGCCAAGTAGAATAAAGGTTAAGTAGAACATTTAAGAATAAGAATAATTGCTAACTAGCGTAACGCTAACGTTAGTTGGCATTGGCTCACACAACAACcgttaacttccttcatactggacacagagacagaaaatgggatccacaagttcatctgccTGGTGAAGTAGATAAAAGACCTcgttgccaaaatcctgaagtatccctttaagcttTAGATATTTTATCCTAATAATGTCACGGTTGTAAAAACAAAATGTCAGATATTACACATCAATAAATGGTTTTTAGTTCAGTTTAGTTAGGTGTGACTAAATAGAAGAGGTGTCAGGCAGAAGGTGTGACTAAAGAGGTGTCAGGCAGAAGGTGTGACTAAAGAGGTGTCAGGCAGAAGGTGTGACTAAAGAGGTGTCAGGCAGAAGGTGTGACTAAAGAGGTGTCAGGCAGAAGGTGTGACTAAAGAGGTGTCAGGCAGAAGGTGTGACTAAAGAGGTGTCAGGTAGAAGGTGTGACTAAAGAGGTGTCAGTGTGGGTAGAAGGTGTGACTAAAGAGGTGTCCGGCAGAAGGTGTGACTAAAGAGGTGTCAGTGTGGGTAGAAGGTGTGACTAAATAGGTGTCAGGCAGAAGGTGTGACTAAATAGGTGTCTGTGTAGACAGGTGTGACTAAAGAGGTGTCAGTGTAGACAGATGGTGTGACTAAAGAGGTGTCAGGCAGAAGGTGTGACTAAAGAGGTGTCTGTGTAGACAGGTGTGACTAAAGATGTGTCAGGCAGAAGGTGTGACTAAAGAGGTGTCAGTGTGGGCAGAAGGTGTGACTAAAGAGGTGTCAGGCAGAAGGTGTGACTAACGAGGTGTCAGTGTAGACAGAAGGTGTGACTAAAGAGGTGTCAGGCAGAAGGTGTGACTAAAGAGTTGTCAGTGTAGACAGAAGGTGTGACTAAAGAGATGTCAGGCAGAAGGTGTGACTAAAGAGGTGTCAGGCAGAAGGTGTGACGAAAGAGGTGTCAGGCAGAAGGTGTGACTAAAGAGTTGTCAGTGTAGACAGAAGGTGTGACTAAAGAGGTGTCAGGCAGACGGTGTGACTAAAGAGGTGTCAGGCAGAAGGTGTGACTAAAGAGTTGTCAGTGTAGACAGAAGGTGTGACTAAAGAGGTGTCAGGCAGAAGGTGTGACTAAAGAGGTGTCAGGCGGAAGGTGTGACTAAAGAGGTGTCAGGCAGAATGTGTGACGAAAGAGGTGTCAGGCAGAAGGTGTGACAAAAGAGGTGTCAGGAAGAAGGTGTGACAAAAGAGGTGTAAGGCAGAAGGTGTGACGAAAGAGGTGTCAGGCAGAAGGTGTGACTAAAGAGGTGTCAAACAGAAGGTGTGACTAAAGAGGTGTCAGGCAGAAGGTGTGACTAAAGAGTTGTCAGTGTAGACAGAAGGTGTGACTAAAGAGGTGTCAAACAGAAGGTGTGACTAAAGAGGTGTCAGTGTAGACAGAAGGTGTGACTAAAGAGGTGTCAGGCAGAAGGTGTGACTAAAGAGGTATCAGGCAGAAGGTGTGACTAAAGAGGTGTCAAACAGAAGGTGTGACTAAAGAGGTGTCAGGCAGAAGGTGTGACTAAAGAGGTGTCAGGCAGAAGGTGTTATTAAAGAGGTGTGAATAATTAATATCgtcctgaccccagtgattatctgagtagggtgatactggtattgtcctgaccccagtgattatctgagtagggtgatactggtattgtcctgaccccagtgattatctgagtagggtgatactggtattgccCTGACCCCAAtcattatctgagtagggtgatactggtattgtcctgaccccagtgattatctgagtagggtgatactggtattgtcctgaccccagtgattatctgagtagggtgatactggtattgccctgaccccagtgattatctgagtagggtgatactggtattgtcctgaccccagtcattatctgagtagggtgatactggtattgtcctgaccccagtgattatctgagtagggtgatactggtattgccCTGACCCCAGTGATctctgagtagggtgatactggtattgtcctgaccccagtcattatctgagtagggtgatactggtattgtcctgaccccagtcattatctgagtagggtgatactggtattgtcctgaccccagtgattatctgagtagggtgatactggtattgtcctgaccctagtcattatctgagtagggtgatactggtattctcctgaccccagtgattatctgagtagggtgatactggtattgtcctgaccccagtcattatctgagtagggtgatactggtattgtcctgaccccagtgattatctgagtagggtgatactggtattgtcctgaccccagtcattatctgagtagggtgatactggtattgtcctgaccccagtgattatctgagtaggggtgatactggtattgccctgaccccagtgattatctgagtaggtgatactggtattgtcctgaccccagtcattatctgagtagggtgatactggtattgtctgacccagtgattatctgagtagggtgatactggtattgccctgaccccagtgattatctgagtagggtgatactggtattgccctgaccccagtgattatctgagtagggtgatactggtattgtcctgaccccagtcattatctgagtagggtgatactggtattgtcctgaccccagtcattatctgagtagggtgatactggtattctcctgaccccagtgattatctgagtagggtgatactggtattgtcctgaccccagccattatctgagtagggtgatactggtattgtcctgaccccagcCATTATCTGTTTAGACTTAACATGAACTATCTTCCCACATACAGGAGAAGTCAGGAATCCCAGTTTCTGGCCTGACATCGTGGAGAGGCTTCCTACAATAGGTGTCCCAGACCAATACCATGACAACCACACAGCTAAGCCAATAGGAGTCCCGGACCACTACCATGACAACCACACAGCTAAGCCAATAGGAGTCCCGGACCAATACCATGACAACCACACAGCTAAGCCAATAGGAGTCCCGGACCACTACCATGACAACCACACAGCTAAACCAATAGGAGAGGAATGCCAAACTCCATCAACTCCAGAGGTACACATGAGAACTCACACTGTGGAGAACCAGTCGAATCCGCAGTGCCCTCTCTGCGGGGCAGAGTTCTCTCAGAGAGGCCTTCTGGATGATCACCTGATGATCGCCCACTCCCATGAGAAACCAGAGAAGCCTTACCCCTGTCCacactgtgggaagagattcTCCAGCAAGAGTTACATCAAGATTCACCAGAAGATCCACAGTGGGAAGATTTCTTACCACTGCGCCCAGTGTGATAAGACTTTCCTGTCAGCGGAGGGGCTCAAGAAGCACGAGAGCGCTCACCGAGGAGAGAGGCCGTACCGATGCCCTGCGTGTGGCAAGTGTTTCAAACAGCAATCCCAGCTGACCTGTCACTTCAAGATCCACACCGGAGAGAGGAGCCATCTCTGCTTCCTGTGTGGGAAGAGTTTCGCCAGAGAGTTTGACCTCCGGGTGCATCTCAGAGTCCACTCTGGAGAGAAACCCTACCAGTGCCACGAGTGTGGCAAGAGCTACAGGTACAGAGCAGGCATCCGGTCACACATGCAGCAGATGCACCCTGGGAAGCCTATAGTGGAACCAACCCCACCCATCCCCACGGGCCCACGCTACGGCGGTGGAGGAAGTGGTCCTCCTACATCCCTCATCAGAAAGGTATGTGCTTTAGTTTGCTGTGAGCTGATGCTGTCCCTTTCAggttttgtttttttgggggggagggggggggggggggtgtccacTTTAAAATCTAGAAGTTTATGGAATTGGTTTGGGTTAATGGTGAGAATGGGTGTGGGGGTTAGGTTTAAGTTAGGCATAGATTTATAGGGAGTTTTAGGGAGTcctttctagggaggttttcctagccaccgtgcttctacacctgcattgtttgctatttggggttttaggttgggtttctgtacagcactttgagatatcagctgatgtacgaagggctttataaatacattagaTTTGATTTAGCCAACCGCCACTCGATATCTCCACTTCCTGTTTGACAAGGAACAGAAAGGCGGCCGAGGTTGG harbors:
- the LOC135529506 gene encoding zinc finger protein ZFP2-like — its product is MVVRDSAPTDPLNPFSQGMSPNSCHGSEGTTSTPGAVERQHQEKEKTRATKRKKSPEQKQPKKKEKPKKEKNPKQKKAKMTHRCFKCGEDSPASLTCSYTRPFILMERPCSKPRRFTAARETLSSALCGKRFAQKGNLKIHQSVHKGEVRNPSFWPDIVERLPTIGVPDQYHDNHTAKPIGVPDHYHDNHTAKPIGVPDQYHDNHTAKPIGVPDHYHDNHTAKPIGEECQTPSTPEVHMRTHTVENQSNPQCPLCGAEFSQRGLLDDHLMIAHSHEKPEKPYPCPHCGKRFSSKSYIKIHQKIHSGKISYHCAQCDKTFLSAEGLKKHESAHRGERPYRCPACGKCFKQQSQLTCHFKIHTGERSHLCFLCGKSFAREFDLRVHLRVHSGEKPYQCHECGKSYRYRAGIRSHMQQMHPGKPIVEPTPPIPTGPRYGGGGSGPPTSLIRKDPGDQSSPKAIEAQGPDTSHGSKASSQTPRLKARAEEEEEEEEEEEEEVNVDGSGNSEEDDASWKPALRL